A stretch of Triticum aestivum cultivar Chinese Spring chromosome 1D, IWGSC CS RefSeq v2.1, whole genome shotgun sequence DNA encodes these proteins:
- the LOC123182337 gene encoding protein MALE DISCOVERER 1 — protein MGNFRRRGPAALFLLWFLATGFELCAALNHEGLALLRFREMVEADPRGALADWDEGHASPCSWFGVRCSDDGRVVGLNLSNLGLKGVLSPEIGQLINMHSLVLHKNLFYGIIPREIGDLRELKVLDLGYNNFNGSIPSELINILSLEFIFLKGNRLYGDLPLELNELISLCESQVHQGRALSNRMPTARGKDSATTRRLLAGKQNHSPKNEMLGSENSVLEPSDVSPFFKLHEPHKDPTPPVSPHALTPPPPSEPAPSLASLASPNKNQTASKGSKSKSGKSNVTIYALIGAAICFVVLSLSAAIFICYRRGKASSVVPMSSSRELQTTILGGIALFRRSELETACEDFSNVIGTLPGCTLYKGTLPCGAEIAVASTLIKHAYGWSAIAEAQFKNKVEMLSRVNHKNFLKLVGYCEDEKPFTRMMVFEYVSNGSLFEHLHVNEAEHLNWQSRLRMAMGVIYCLYHMYQQYPPVILRNLNSSCIYLTEDNAAKISDISFGDDWKEGEDEFDEPEECTIVYRFALLLLETISGRRPFSNDTGLLILWAHRYLTGEKPLTGMVDPTLRSVPLEQVAALTELVKLCIRDDPWRRPSVGEVTRRMQEITGFSQDQSTPRNSALWWAELEILTV, from the exons ATGGGGAATTTCCGGAGGAGAGGCCCGGCGGCGCTCTTCCTGCTCTGGTTCCTGGCGACGGGCTTCGAGCTGTGCGCGGCCCTGAATCACGAAG GTCTTGCGCTTCTGAGGTTTAGGGAGATGGTAGAGGCTGATCCGCGCGGTGCTCTGGCGGATTGGGATGAAGGGCACGCTAGCCCTTGTTCTTGGTTCGGCGTGCGGTGCTCGGATGATGGCCGGGTCGTAGGCCT GAACTTGTCAAATCTTGGTCTGAAAGGCGTGTTATCTCCTGAGATTGGACAGCTTATTAATATGCATTCTCT TGTACTGCACAAGAACTTGTTCTATGGTATTATCCCTAGAGAGATAGGAGATTTACGGGAGTTGAAGGTGTTGGATCTGGGGTACAATAACTTCAATGGATCAATTCCATCAGAGCTAATAAACATTTTATCCCTGGAGTTTAT CTTTCTTAAAGGAAACAGACTTTATGGTGATTTACCTCTTGAGCTAAATGAGCTCATCAGTCTTTGTGAGTCTCAGGTTCACCAAGGCAGGGCTTTGTCAAATAGGATGCCCACTGCAAG GGGTAAGGACAGCGCTACAACCAGAAGACTTCTAGCAGGCAAACAAAATCATTCTCCAAAGAACGAGATGCTTGGTTCTGAAAATTCTGTATTAGAACCATCAGATGTGAGCCCTTTTTTTAAGCTCCATGAACCCCACAAGGATCCAACACCACCAGTTTCGCCCCATGCCCTGACACCACCTCCTCCTTCTGAACCTGCTCCTTCCCTTGCCTCTCTTGCATCTCCCAACAAAAACCAAACCGCAAGCAAagggagcaagagcaagagcgggaAGAGCAATGTGACGATATATGCATTAATAGGAGCAGCGATTTGTTTTGTGGTTCTATCCTTGTCAGCTGCAATATTTATTTGCTACCGCCGTGGGAAGGCTAGCAGTGTTGTGCCCATGTCTTCAAGTAGGGAACTGCAGACCACTATCCTGGGAG GCATAGCTTTATTCAGACGGTCAGAACTTGAAACAGCCTGTGAAGATTTCAGTAATGTAATCGGTACGCTACCTGGATGTACATTGTATAAAGGAACTCTCCCATGTGGAGCTGAAATAGCTGTTGCGTCTACACTGATAAAACATGCCTACGGGTGGTCTGCTATAGCCGAAGCACAATTCAAGAATAAG GTTGAAATGTTGTCGCGGGTGAACCATAAGAATTTCCTGAAACTTGTGGGTTACTGTGAAGACGAAAAACCATTTACCCGGATGATGGTGTTTGAGTATGTTTCAAATGGATCACTATTTGAGCACTTGCACG TTAATGAGGCAGAGCACTTGAACTGGCAGTCGCGCCTGCGGATGGCGATGGGAGTAATATACTGCCTTTACCACATGTACCAGCAGTATCCTCCTGTGATCCTAAGGAATCTGAACTCGTCGTGCATATACCTGACCGAAGACAACGCTGCAAAGATTTCAGACATCAGTTTCGGCGATGACTGGAAAGAAGGCGAGGACGAATTCGATGAGCCTGAAGAGTGCACCATAGTGTATAGGTTTGCCTTGCTTCTGCTTGAGACGATCTCTGGAAGGCGTCCGTTCTCCAATGACACCGGCCTCCTGATTCTGTGGGCGCACCGGTACCTCACCGGCGAAAAGCCCTTGACGGGTATGGTCGACCCGACACTGAGATCAGTCCCCTTGGAGCAGGTAGCGGCGCTGACAGAGCTGGTGAAATTGTGCATAAGGGATGACCCCTGGCGGAGGCCGTCGGTGGGGGAGGTCACCCGGCGGATGCAAGAGATCACTGGGTTCTCTCAGGATCAGTCGACCCCAAGGAATAGCGCATTGTGGTGGGCTGAGCTTGAAATCCTAACGGTATAG